From a single Desulfatirhabdium butyrativorans DSM 18734 genomic region:
- a CDS encoding branched-chain amino acid ABC transporter permease: protein MSTTFLPCGVYHENYAQDHAWFQTNLIKGKMILLFVLLYLVVPWVADVYWISVMNQVGYTIMGALGVQLLIGYCGQLTLGHAAFIAVGAYTSTLLILEFPWPQFLLDVGLAYPISIFVAAIVAGIWSVLFGLPSARVKGFYLILTTMAAQFITVDFLITQYISQIGGRGQAFSLPAGTIKIGPWTIDSDVKVYYMILTFVVICIAGVANLVRSRVGRAWIAIRDNDISAEVMGINIVQYKLMAFFVAGFIGGIAGACWISNLAAISPEHFPWFWSLWLVGVILIGGVGSIHGTVFGALFMVVVMELLQMAVMPLSDAYPKLLMDFLFIKEAAFGLSICLFLLFEPNGLAYRWWQIKNYFNLWPFSY, encoded by the coding sequence ATGTCCACAACCTTTCTGCCGTGCGGTGTGTATCATGAAAATTACGCGCAGGATCATGCGTGGTTTCAAACAAACCTGATCAAGGGCAAGATGATCCTGCTCTTTGTGCTGCTGTACCTGGTCGTCCCCTGGGTGGCGGACGTCTACTGGATCAGTGTCATGAATCAGGTAGGCTACACGATCATGGGCGCGCTGGGGGTGCAACTGCTCATTGGCTATTGCGGGCAGCTTACCCTGGGACATGCGGCATTCATCGCCGTTGGCGCCTATACGAGTACGCTGCTGATTCTGGAATTTCCCTGGCCGCAATTCCTTCTCGATGTGGGGTTGGCCTATCCGATCAGTATTTTTGTGGCAGCCATCGTGGCCGGTATCTGGAGCGTTTTGTTCGGCCTTCCTTCGGCACGGGTCAAGGGGTTTTACCTGATCCTGACAACGATGGCCGCACAATTTATTACCGTCGATTTTCTGATTACCCAGTACATTAGCCAGATCGGCGGAAGAGGGCAGGCGTTTTCCCTTCCTGCCGGAACGATCAAGATCGGTCCCTGGACAATTGACAGCGACGTCAAGGTTTATTACATGATTTTGACCTTTGTGGTGATCTGTATCGCAGGCGTGGCCAATCTCGTACGCTCTCGTGTGGGCAGAGCCTGGATCGCCATCCGAGACAACGATATTTCCGCCGAGGTGATGGGTATCAATATCGTTCAGTACAAACTGATGGCGTTTTTTGTGGCGGGCTTCATTGGTGGTATCGCAGGCGCCTGCTGGATCAGCAACCTTGCCGCCATCAGCCCGGAGCACTTTCCCTGGTTCTGGTCCTTGTGGCTGGTCGGGGTCATCCTGATCGGCGGTGTAGGCTCGATTCACGGAACGGTTTTTGGAGCGCTGTTCATGGTTGTCGTCATGGAACTGCTGCAGATGGCTGTGATGCCGCTATCCGATGCCTACCCGAAATTGCTGATGGATTTTCTCTTTATCAAGGAAGCCGCATTTGGTCTTTCGATCTGCCTGTTTCTGCTGTTCGAGCCCAATGGACTGGCCTATCGCTGGTGGCAGATCAAGAATTATTTCAACCTGTGGCCGTTTTCGTATTAG
- a CDS encoding ABC transporter substrate-binding protein, producing the protein MKPKRSWWVWLSIVMILGWAAGAGAADEINIGALNDMTGATSDVGKDYALGIAEAINYINDTGGINGKKIKLFQFDYGYRIPEALTKYSLFKQKKCVAVLGWGTGDTEALAPTVGKDKMPYISASYSGHLCDPKKAPYNLFFSTDYSTQARGLITAWFDKKWPKKPDFGKRKPRIVFAYMFASPFSSASIKAAEDQATMLGFEVGPKQDVSLFAIDTKSQILAMKDFKPDVVLHTNTVMSVAATIRDAYALELGADNIIVNWGFDEALPVLAGKAAEGAMGCAPWAFFGQDVKLMDKVKEYAQKFNPGIPLEKRTIHTIQAWANAMGLAEALKRADKAGDLTGEGILKKGFETMRNYEIGLGLAPVSFTPTDHRPQSKARIYEYKDGKFVMMDEVDLKARWPEKWEKEWLGW; encoded by the coding sequence ATGAAACCGAAACGTTCGTGGTGGGTTTGGTTGTCGATTGTGATGATTTTGGGATGGGCCGCAGGCGCCGGAGCTGCCGATGAAATCAATATCGGTGCCTTGAACGACATGACGGGAGCTACATCCGATGTCGGCAAGGACTATGCCTTGGGTATTGCCGAGGCCATCAACTACATCAACGACACCGGGGGTATCAACGGCAAGAAAATCAAGTTGTTTCAGTTTGACTATGGATATCGCATTCCCGAGGCATTGACGAAGTACAGCCTGTTCAAGCAAAAAAAATGCGTGGCGGTTCTTGGCTGGGGAACCGGGGATACGGAAGCGCTTGCGCCCACCGTTGGCAAAGATAAAATGCCCTATATTTCGGCATCCTATTCGGGTCATCTGTGCGACCCCAAAAAGGCCCCTTACAACCTGTTCTTTTCAACGGACTACTCCACGCAGGCGCGGGGTTTGATCACGGCCTGGTTTGACAAGAAATGGCCGAAAAAACCTGACTTTGGAAAGCGAAAACCGCGAATCGTCTTCGCTTACATGTTTGCATCCCCTTTCAGCAGCGCTTCCATCAAGGCAGCCGAGGACCAGGCAACCATGCTTGGGTTCGAAGTCGGCCCGAAACAGGACGTATCCTTGTTCGCCATCGATACCAAGAGCCAGATCCTCGCCATGAAAGATTTCAAACCGGATGTCGTTCTGCATACAAACACCGTGATGTCGGTTGCGGCCACCATTCGTGATGCCTATGCGCTCGAGTTGGGAGCTGACAACATCATCGTGAATTGGGGATTTGACGAGGCGCTGCCGGTTCTTGCCGGTAAAGCCGCCGAAGGGGCCATGGGATGTGCGCCCTGGGCGTTCTTCGGGCAGGATGTGAAGCTGATGGACAAGGTCAAGGAATATGCCCAGAAATTCAATCCGGGTATTCCGCTGGAAAAGCGAACGATTCACACCATACAGGCATGGGCGAATGCCATGGGGCTTGCCGAAGCACTGAAGCGGGCTGACAAGGCCGGGGATCTCACGGGTGAAGGCATTCTGAAAAAAGGCTTTGAGACCATGAGAAACTATGAAATCGGTCTGGGTCTGGCCCCGGTGTCGTTTACGCCGACGGACCACCGGCCGCAGAGCAAGGCCCGGATTTATGAATACAAGGATGGCAAGTTCGTCATGATGGACGAAGTCGATCTGAAAGCCAGATGGCCGGAAAAATGGGAAAAAGAGTGGCTGGGATGGTAA
- a CDS encoding ABC transporter ATP-binding protein, which yields MSAETILKINNIEVKYHEVILVIKGVSIEIPKGGIVALLGANGAGKSTTLKAVSGLLNHEDGEVTDGSIEFMGERIDKMRAEKIAKLGIVQVIEGRRVFEHLTVEENLKVGAHLRKKEGRSVKDGLDMVYHYFPRLKEKRNETAGFISGGEQQMTVVGRALMTSPKLILLDEPSMGLAPMLIHEIFNIITRLNREEGISILLVEQNAKLALNVAPHAYVMENGRIVMDDTAEKLKQNPDIKDFYLGLKDVGTRKSFRDVKHYKRRKRWLA from the coding sequence TTGTCAGCCGAGACGATTCTGAAAATCAACAATATCGAAGTCAAGTACCACGAAGTCATCCTGGTGATCAAAGGGGTTTCCATCGAAATTCCCAAGGGGGGTATCGTTGCGCTTCTGGGGGCCAACGGTGCTGGAAAGAGCACCACGCTGAAAGCCGTCTCGGGTCTTCTGAACCACGAAGACGGCGAGGTCACAGACGGCTCCATCGAATTCATGGGTGAGCGGATCGATAAGATGCGGGCCGAAAAAATCGCGAAGCTCGGTATCGTCCAGGTGATCGAAGGGAGACGGGTCTTCGAGCATCTGACCGTCGAAGAAAACCTCAAGGTCGGCGCCCACCTGCGGAAAAAGGAAGGCCGCTCCGTCAAAGACGGGCTGGATATGGTCTATCATTATTTCCCGAGGCTCAAGGAAAAGCGCAACGAAACCGCCGGATTCATCAGTGGCGGCGAGCAGCAGATGACGGTCGTGGGCAGGGCCCTGATGACGAGCCCAAAGCTCATTTTGCTGGACGAGCCCTCCATGGGTCTTGCACCGATGCTGATCCACGAGATATTCAACATCATCACGCGGCTCAACCGGGAAGAGGGGATATCGATCCTTCTGGTGGAACAGAACGCCAAGCTGGCCCTGAACGTGGCGCCCCATGCATACGTGATGGAAAACGGCAGGATCGTCATGGACGATACGGCGGAAAAACTCAAGCAAAACCCGGATATCAAGGATTTCTATCTCGGTTTGAAGGATGTCGGCACCCGGAAGAGCTTCCGGGATGTCAAACACTACAAGCGGCGAAAACGCTGGCTTGCCTGA
- a CDS encoding sugar phosphate isomerase/epimerase family protein has product MKIGMMNNPSESICDEAEFCGQSGFDFLDLTIEGPKAAEVDIPRLRSILDAYGMFVVGHTDPCLPHAYPNPEIRKACLLELKRCAAIFSALGASVMNIHPCYFCPPAMRADLVAFNIESLRSIVEMASPYGLAVAVENYQAPFDRVSTFSEILEAVPGLHLHLDFGHANFGMDNHRVFCRELGGTIRHVHFSDNRSRADDHMPLGVGTVDWEDAVDSLKAIGYDGTITLEVFCNKTMRCAYLDLSRRLIQDLWRAGS; this is encoded by the coding sequence ATGAAAATCGGCATGATGAACAATCCATCGGAATCGATTTGCGATGAAGCGGAATTCTGTGGCCAATCGGGGTTCGACTTTCTGGATCTGACCATCGAAGGTCCGAAAGCCGCTGAAGTAGATATTCCCCGGCTGCGCTCAATTCTCGATGCATACGGCATGTTCGTTGTCGGGCATACCGATCCCTGTCTGCCGCATGCCTATCCGAATCCGGAAATCCGGAAGGCCTGTCTTCTGGAATTGAAGCGATGCGCCGCCATTTTTTCCGCACTGGGCGCATCGGTCATGAATATCCATCCCTGTTATTTCTGCCCGCCCGCCATGAGAGCCGATCTGGTCGCCTTCAATATCGAGTCCTTGAGATCGATCGTTGAAATGGCCAGTCCCTATGGTCTTGCCGTGGCCGTCGAAAACTACCAGGCCCCTTTTGACCGCGTGTCCACATTTTCGGAAATCCTCGAAGCCGTGCCGGGTTTGCACTTGCATCTCGATTTCGGGCATGCCAATTTCGGTATGGATAACCATCGGGTTTTCTGCAGGGAACTGGGAGGGACCATCCGGCATGTTCATTTTTCAGACAATCGATCCCGGGCAGACGATCATATGCCTCTCGGGGTTGGAACCGTTGACTGGGAAGATGCGGTAGATTCACTGAAGGCGATCGGCTACGATGGCACCATCACCCTGGAAGTTTTCTGCAACAAGACCATGCGGTGCGCCTATCTGGATCTGAGCAGACGACTGATCCAGGATCTTTGGCGGGCCGGGTCATGA
- a CDS encoding thiamine diphosphokinase, producing MPHPTRRRTVIVANGTPAFRLECLECIQPVDRVIAVDGGYRYCAAMNIRTDTLIGDMDSLDPALLNEARGAVPEILQFPSQKDQTDLELALEHAVVKQGSTEILVFGALGGRWDMSIGNVCLLLHPVLAGIDVCLVADGAKIRLLRGPAAMTIRGKTGDGLSLIALAESARDVCLKGLLYDLDHEDLALGSSRGISNVFLQDSVAIELKRGNLLVIHTRIEENSQS from the coding sequence ATGCCCCATCCAACCCGCCGCCGAACCGTTATCGTCGCCAATGGAACCCCCGCTTTCCGGCTGGAATGCCTCGAATGCATTCAACCCGTAGACCGGGTCATTGCCGTCGACGGCGGGTACCGCTATTGCGCGGCCATGAACATTCGAACCGATACCCTGATCGGTGATATGGATTCCCTCGATCCGGCGCTTCTCAATGAAGCCCGGGGGGCGGTGCCGGAAATTCTGCAGTTTCCTTCTCAAAAGGATCAGACGGATCTGGAGCTGGCGCTGGAACATGCGGTGGTGAAGCAGGGGTCAACAGAGATTCTTGTGTTCGGGGCTCTCGGGGGGCGCTGGGACATGAGCATCGGCAATGTGTGCCTGCTGCTGCATCCCGTGCTGGCAGGAATCGATGTATGCCTTGTCGCAGACGGCGCCAAGATCCGCCTGCTGCGCGGGCCTGCCGCCATGACGATTCGCGGAAAGACAGGGGATGGACTATCCCTGATCGCACTTGCCGAAAGCGCAAGGGATGTCTGCCTCAAAGGCCTGTTGTACGATCTTGACCACGAAGACCTCGCCCTCGGCTCGAGCCGGGGCATCAGCAATGTTTTTCTGCAGGACAGTGTTGCAATCGAATTGAAACGGGGCAATCTGCTGGTTATTCACACCCGTATCGAGGAAAACAGTCAATCATGA
- a CDS encoding PilZ domain-containing protein gives MSPRAEKRTSSRYPKQVPISCGYVNQTAATNGMTANCSRDGLYFQSRRPFTPGGILRIQTPGMILKETGTEEDIKLPYMTVAEVRWCRQAEVDADRYDVGVRYLHFL, from the coding sequence ATGTCACCCCGAGCCGAAAAAAGAACCAGCAGCAGGTACCCAAAACAGGTGCCCATCAGTTGCGGATATGTGAACCAGACGGCAGCAACAAACGGCATGACCGCCAATTGCAGCAGGGATGGCCTGTATTTTCAATCCAGGCGCCCGTTCACCCCTGGCGGCATTCTTCGCATTCAGACACCGGGGATGATCTTGAAAGAAACCGGGACTGAAGAAGATATCAAGCTGCCCTACATGACGGTGGCGGAGGTCCGCTGGTGCAGACAGGCCGAGGTTGACGCAGATCGATACGATGTCGGCGTGCGGTATCTGCACTTTCTGTAA
- a CDS encoding YkgJ family cysteine cluster protein, whose amino-acid sequence METEMIFIRKTDIMPFSCEPSVSCFTECCHDLDQVLTPYDVLRLKNALNLPSGEFLARYTIRFTGPETGLPMVSLKPVAEKQFACPFLSENGCTVYEDRPASCRTYPLIRMAAKSRQTGRITVQYALIREPHCKGWMDGGKGMPLAEWIEQQGLNTYEEMNDRVLSLIEAVNRLKPKSLTPAMRDLIFTAIYDLDTFRSRQALIEELALPEESVSEEVLLKAAIQWAADQI is encoded by the coding sequence ATGGAAACCGAAATGATTTTTATCCGGAAAACCGATATCATGCCTTTTTCCTGCGAACCTTCGGTCAGTTGCTTTACCGAATGCTGCCACGACCTCGACCAGGTGCTCACCCCCTACGACGTGTTGCGGCTGAAAAACGCCCTGAACCTGCCGTCAGGCGAATTTCTGGCCCGGTACACCATCCGGTTCACAGGCCCCGAAACGGGCCTGCCCATGGTCAGTTTGAAACCGGTAGCGGAAAAGCAATTCGCATGCCCCTTTCTTTCAGAAAACGGCTGCACCGTTTATGAGGACAGACCAGCCTCATGCCGGACATATCCCCTGATCCGCATGGCCGCCAAATCGCGGCAGACAGGCCGCATTACAGTTCAATACGCCCTCATCCGGGAGCCGCATTGCAAGGGATGGATGGATGGTGGAAAAGGAATGCCTCTTGCGGAATGGATCGAACAGCAGGGGTTGAACACATACGAAGAAATGAATGACCGGGTATTGAGCTTGATCGAAGCGGTCAACCGCCTCAAACCCAAATCACTGACACCCGCGATGCGGGATCTGATCTTTACGGCCATCTATGATCTCGATACATTTCGAAGCAGGCAGGCGCTCATCGAGGAACTCGCGCTTCCCGAAGAATCCGTTTCCGAAGAAGTCCTGCTGAAAGCCGCAATCCAATGGGCCGCCGATCAGATTTGA
- a CDS encoding AMP-binding protein gives MDLPKYEVGKTTIGELVDNVADQFGQKRALIYPKLGIDYTYSQFRDACNEIARAFMALGIQKGEHIAIWANNVPEWVLTQFATGKMGAVLVTVNTNYRSFELEYLLKQSDSTTLLMIGGVREPDEYLKVINEICPELKECKPGQLKSARVPLLKNVIFLGKGHHPGMFTWNDIMAMARQVSEAELAKRQSSLNADDVINMQYTSGTTGFPKGVQLTHTNLIGNAKSIAECQKLSARDCMCIPVPFFHCFGCVLGTLTCVVSATTMAPVVAFNPVDVLETVEACKCTALHGVPTMFIAELEEMKNRKYDTSHLRTGIMAGSPCPIEVMKQVIDVMGATEMCITYGQTEASPGITMTRTTDPLERKVATVGKALPDVEVKIVDTGTGETVPPGVQGELCTRGYHVMKGYYKNPEGTARAIDKDGWLHTGDLAIMDEEGYCKITGRIKDMIIRGGENIYPREIEEFLYTHPFIKDVQVVGVPSRKYGEEVAAYIQVKNGNSLSAEELKAFCKDKISFHKIPAFFFFVNEYPTTASGKIQKYKLREKAIQELHREEDAKTATA, from the coding sequence ATGGACTTGCCGAAGTATGAAGTTGGAAAAACCACGATCGGAGAATTGGTAGACAACGTGGCGGATCAGTTTGGCCAGAAGCGGGCGCTCATATATCCAAAACTCGGCATCGACTACACCTATAGCCAGTTTCGGGATGCTTGCAACGAAATCGCCCGGGCATTCATGGCGCTCGGCATTCAGAAAGGGGAGCATATCGCCATCTGGGCGAACAATGTCCCGGAATGGGTGCTGACCCAATTTGCCACCGGCAAGATGGGAGCGGTTCTCGTTACCGTCAATACCAATTACCGGAGCTTCGAGCTCGAATACCTGTTGAAACAGTCCGATTCAACCACACTGCTGATGATCGGCGGCGTTCGGGAACCGGATGAATACCTGAAGGTCATCAACGAGATTTGTCCGGAGCTGAAAGAATGCAAACCAGGGCAGCTCAAAAGCGCGCGGGTTCCTTTATTGAAAAATGTCATCTTTCTCGGAAAGGGACATCATCCAGGGATGTTCACCTGGAACGATATCATGGCCATGGCCCGGCAGGTCAGCGAGGCGGAGCTCGCCAAACGTCAGTCATCTCTCAATGCCGATGATGTCATCAACATGCAATACACATCCGGCACGACGGGTTTTCCAAAAGGGGTCCAGCTTACCCATACCAATCTGATCGGCAACGCGAAAAGCATTGCGGAATGCCAGAAGCTCTCCGCCAGGGACTGCATGTGCATCCCGGTGCCGTTTTTTCATTGCTTCGGCTGCGTGCTGGGAACCCTCACCTGTGTGGTTTCGGCAACAACGATGGCGCCGGTTGTGGCGTTCAATCCCGTCGATGTTCTCGAAACCGTCGAGGCATGCAAATGCACGGCTCTGCATGGCGTGCCTACCATGTTCATTGCCGAACTCGAGGAAATGAAGAATCGAAAATACGACACCTCACACCTGCGGACCGGAATCATGGCCGGCTCCCCTTGTCCGATCGAAGTGATGAAGCAGGTGATCGATGTGATGGGCGCAACGGAAATGTGCATCACCTACGGCCAGACGGAGGCATCTCCCGGTATTACCATGACGCGAACCACCGACCCGCTGGAACGGAAGGTGGCCACCGTCGGCAAGGCCCTTCCCGATGTCGAGGTCAAGATCGTCGATACGGGCACGGGGGAAACGGTTCCGCCCGGGGTTCAGGGGGAACTCTGTACCCGGGGGTACCACGTCATGAAAGGGTATTACAAGAATCCGGAAGGCACGGCCAGGGCCATCGACAAGGATGGCTGGCTGCATACCGGGGATTTGGCCATCATGGATGAAGAGGGCTATTGCAAGATTACCGGGAGGATCAAGGATATGATCATCCGGGGCGGAGAGAACATCTATCCCCGTGAAATCGAGGAATTTCTCTATACCCACCCGTTCATCAAGGATGTCCAGGTGGTCGGCGTGCCCAGCAGGAAATACGGGGAGGAAGTCGCGGCCTATATTCAAGTGAAAAACGGCAATTCCCTGAGCGCCGAAGAGCTCAAGGCATTCTGCAAGGACAAGATTTCCTTTCACAAAATCCCGGCCTTCTTTTTCTTTGTGAACGAATATCCGACAACGGCCAGCGGAAAGATTCAGAAATACAAACTCCGGGAAAAGGCCATTCAGGAACTGCACCGGGAAGAAGACGCCAAAACCGCCACGGCATGA
- a CDS encoding sulfide/dihydroorotate dehydrogenase-like FAD/NAD-binding protein, with protein MFRIVNREEMAGGTIILNEIEAPLIAKKAKPGQFVILKATETGERIPLTMADTDRQKGTITIIYMVVGKSTALFKTLKVGDGYQDVIGPLGKPTHIEKVGKVVCVGGGTGIAVLHPITRALKEIGNHVISIIGARTKDLLILEDRMKAVSTELHVCTDDGSYGHHGFVTEVLKDVLAKGDVRLAVAIGPVPMMKFVSKITKEFNVPTMVSLNPIMVDGTGMCGGCRVSVGGETKFACVDGPEFDGHQVDYDELMRRLQAYCEDEKKCYNDFCTMQQAS; from the coding sequence ATGTTTCGGATTGTCAATCGAGAAGAAATGGCAGGGGGAACGATCATATTGAATGAGATCGAGGCTCCCCTCATCGCAAAAAAAGCCAAACCCGGGCAATTTGTCATTTTGAAAGCGACGGAAACCGGGGAGCGGATCCCGCTGACCATGGCGGATACCGATCGGCAGAAAGGCACGATTACCATCATTTACATGGTGGTTGGTAAAAGTACGGCCCTCTTCAAAACTCTGAAAGTGGGCGATGGGTATCAGGATGTCATCGGCCCGCTCGGTAAACCCACCCATATCGAAAAAGTGGGCAAGGTGGTATGTGTCGGCGGCGGAACCGGTATCGCCGTGCTGCATCCCATCACCCGTGCCTTGAAGGAAATCGGGAATCATGTCATCAGCATTATCGGCGCCAGGACAAAGGATCTGTTGATCCTCGAAGACCGCATGAAAGCTGTTTCCACGGAGCTGCATGTGTGTACGGACGATGGTTCCTACGGCCACCATGGTTTTGTCACCGAAGTGCTCAAGGATGTGCTGGCGAAGGGTGATGTCCGGCTGGCTGTCGCCATCGGACCGGTGCCCATGATGAAATTCGTATCGAAGATCACCAAGGAATTCAATGTGCCGACCATGGTCAGCCTCAATCCCATCATGGTGGACGGGACCGGAATGTGCGGTGGATGCCGGGTCAGTGTGGGTGGAGAAACCAAATTCGCCTGTGTCGACGGCCCCGAATTCGACGGACACCAGGTCGATTACGACGAATTGATGCGAAGGCTGCAAGCCTATTGCGAAGACGAAAAGAAATGCTACAACGATTTCTGTACGATGCAGCAGGCTTCCTGA
- the gltA gene encoding NADPH-dependent glutamate synthase, which yields MAEKPETKKATPRQKMPEQKPEIRRRNFEEVPIGYSVENAMAEASRCLQCKKPGCVEGCPVNVDIPGFIHLITQGDLTGAIRHIWEQNALPAVCGRVCPQEIQCEGNCIVGKKGEPVAIGNLERFVADYERMHGTGALPPKQAPTGKKVAVVGSGPAGLTVAGDLLRKGHEVTILEAFHKPGGVLVYGIPEFRLPKDIVFSEVAFLERMGARLECNAVVGRTVSLDELFEEGYEAIFLGVGAGLPKFLNVPGENLIGILSANEYLTRTNLMKAYRFPEYDTPIPRAKDVVVFGAGNVAMDSARTAMRLGADRVRIVYRRSREEMPARKAEIHHAEEEGIEFHLLTNPLEFIGNDKGRLVAVKCQKMELGEPDASGRRRPVPIPGSEFTTECDLGIVAVGTGANPLLTQTTADLKLNKWGYIVTDPATGKTSKKGVWAGGDIVTGSATVILAMGAGRKAADSIHNYLTWGW from the coding sequence ATGGCTGAAAAACCCGAAACCAAAAAAGCGACGCCCCGACAGAAAATGCCGGAGCAAAAACCCGAGATCCGAAGAAGAAATTTCGAAGAAGTGCCGATCGGCTATTCCGTGGAAAACGCCATGGCGGAGGCGAGCCGCTGCCTGCAGTGCAAGAAGCCGGGCTGTGTGGAAGGATGCCCGGTCAATGTGGATATTCCCGGCTTCATTCATTTGATAACCCAGGGCGATTTGACCGGGGCCATTCGGCACATCTGGGAACAGAACGCCCTTCCGGCCGTATGCGGCCGGGTTTGCCCGCAGGAGATCCAGTGCGAAGGCAACTGTATTGTGGGCAAAAAAGGAGAGCCAGTCGCCATCGGCAATCTGGAGCGTTTTGTGGCGGATTACGAACGGATGCACGGTACGGGTGCGCTGCCGCCGAAGCAGGCGCCAACAGGAAAGAAAGTGGCCGTTGTCGGCTCTGGTCCTGCCGGTCTGACGGTGGCAGGCGACCTGCTGCGAAAAGGTCATGAGGTCACCATTCTCGAGGCGTTTCACAAACCCGGCGGCGTTCTGGTTTATGGAATTCCGGAATTCAGACTGCCCAAGGACATCGTTTTTTCCGAAGTGGCGTTTTTGGAGCGGATGGGAGCCAGGCTCGAATGCAATGCCGTGGTGGGCAGAACCGTTTCGCTCGATGAGCTCTTCGAAGAAGGCTATGAGGCCATATTCCTGGGCGTGGGCGCGGGTTTGCCGAAATTCTTGAATGTCCCGGGAGAAAACCTGATCGGCATCCTTTCCGCCAATGAATACCTGACCCGGACCAACCTCATGAAGGCGTATCGTTTCCCCGAATATGACACCCCGATTCCGAGGGCCAAAGATGTGGTGGTGTTTGGCGCGGGCAATGTGGCCATGGACTCGGCCAGAACCGCCATGCGGCTTGGGGCGGATCGCGTGCGCATCGTGTACCGCAGGTCCAGGGAGGAGATGCCCGCACGGAAAGCCGAGATACATCATGCGGAAGAAGAGGGAATCGAGTTCCATCTGCTGACCAACCCCCTCGAATTCATCGGAAACGACAAGGGCAGGCTGGTTGCGGTGAAATGTCAGAAGATGGAGCTCGGTGAGCCGGATGCCTCCGGAAGACGGCGTCCTGTCCCCATTCCGGGCAGCGAATTCACTACGGAATGTGATTTGGGAATTGTCGCGGTTGGAACGGGCGCCAATCCCCTGCTCACCCAGACGACAGCCGATCTGAAATTGAACAAATGGGGATATATCGTCACGGATCCGGCCACCGGGAAAACCAGCAAGAAAGGCGTGTGGGCGGGCGGCGACATCGTGACAGGTTCCGCCACCGTCATTCTGGCGATGGGGGCTGGCCGAAAAGCCGCCGATTCCATTCACAATTATCTCACATGGGGATGGTAA
- the tpx gene encoding thiol peroxidase, whose protein sequence is MTASAPTITLKGNPLPLAGALPQVGQNAPNAELVNNDLAPVQLESFRGKVLVLSSVPSLDTPICDMETRRFNQEAEKLGERVQIITISMDLPFAQKRWCGAAGIERVLTLSDYRAADFGTKYGVLIPAIRLLARAVFVVDAAGVIRYVQLVPEVGQEPEYGPILQAVKALL, encoded by the coding sequence ATGACAGCATCCGCTCCAACCATCACCCTCAAGGGCAATCCGCTTCCCCTTGCCGGAGCATTGCCGCAGGTCGGCCAGAACGCGCCGAACGCCGAGCTGGTCAACAACGATCTGGCCCCGGTTCAGCTCGAGAGCTTTCGCGGAAAAGTGCTTGTCTTGTCTTCGGTGCCTTCCCTCGATACGCCGATATGCGACATGGAAACCAGGCGGTTCAATCAGGAGGCGGAAAAACTGGGAGAGCGCGTCCAGATCATCACCATCAGCATGGATCTGCCTTTTGCGCAAAAACGATGGTGCGGCGCCGCAGGCATCGAACGGGTGCTCACCCTTTCCGATTACCGGGCAGCCGATTTCGGTACGAAGTACGGCGTGCTCATTCCGGCGATCCGGCTCCTTGCCCGTGCGGTTTTCGTGGTCGATGCCGCAGGGGTGATCCGGTATGTGCAACTGGTTCCGGAGGTGGGGCAGGAACCCGAATACGGGCCGATTCTGCAGGCCGTGAAAGCGCTGCTCTGA